One Phoenix dactylifera cultivar Barhee BC4 chromosome 8, palm_55x_up_171113_PBpolish2nd_filt_p, whole genome shotgun sequence genomic window carries:
- the LOC103723273 gene encoding glycosyltransferase BC10-like: MKNQQPKQSARPSMLSPSSSQLFRCLPNFLVFGLGLALGCISSFYLKTIPFPLLASKISFISSPPSPPPPPPPSLQLPPPSPQPILNLTFMANERVGLKGYVEPVEAMHDMTDEELLWRASMVPRIKNHPFHRVPKVAFLFLTRGPLAFSPLWEKFFKGHERLYTIYVHADPSFNESAPEGSVFHGRRVPSKVVKWGQLSMMEAERRLLANALLDFSNQRFILLSESCIPLFNFSTIYSYLINSTKTYVSSFDDRGPNGRGRYNIRMKPQVKLQEWRKGSQWFEVDRDLAIEIISDEKYFPVFKKYCKRSCYVDEHYLPTFVSMRFWWRNSNRSLTRVDWSKGGPHPARFGRLDVTIELLERMRNGSTCKYNGRTTNVCFLFARKFLPNSLTRLMRFAPKVMGFQT; encoded by the exons ATGAAGAACCAGCAGCCAAAACAATCTGCACGTCCTTCCATGCTCTCTCCTTCCAGCTCCCAACTCTTCCGATGTCTCCCAAACTTCCTTGTCTTTGGCCTCGGCCTGGCCCTCGGGTGCATCTCCAGCTTCTATCTCAAAACCATCCCCTTCCCTCTCCTAGCATCCAAAATCTCCTTCATCTCTTCTCCTCCatctccaccgccgccgccgccaccgtcGTTACAATTGCCGCCACCATCGCCGCAGCCAATCCTAAATCTGACCTTCATGGCTAACGAGCGTGTGGGACTAAAGGGATATGTGGAGCCAGTCGAGGCCATGCATGACATGACCGACGAGGAATTGCTATGGAGGGCGTCGATGGTGCCGAGGATAAAGAACCATCCATTCCACCGAGTTCCTAAGGTTGCTTTCTTGTTCCTCACTAGGGGACCGCTTGCCTTCTCTCCACTATGGGAGAAGTTCTTCAAGGGACATGAAAGATTATATACAATCTACGTGCACGCCGATCCTTCCTTCAACGAGTCAGCACCGGAGGGCTCGGTGTTCCATGGCCGGAGAGTACCTAGCAAG GTGGTGAAGTGGGGGCAATTAAGCATGATGGAAGCTGAACGCCGCCTATTAGCTAATGCCCTACTAGACTTCTCAAACCAGCGCTTCATCCTCCTTTCCGAATCATGCATTCCTCTCTTCAACTTCTCCACCATCTACTCCTACCTCATTAACTCCACCAAAACCTATGTCAGTTCCTTCGATGACCGGGGGCCCAACGGTCGTGGTCGATACAATATTAGAATGAAACCACAAGTGAAGTTGCAGGAATGGCGCAAAGGCTCTCAGTGGTTTGAGGTGGACCGGGACCTCGCAATTGAGATAATTTCTGATGAAAAATATTTCCCGGTCTTTAAGAAATACTGCAAGCGCTCATGCTACGTAGACGAACATTATCTGCCAACGTTTGTGAGCATGAGATTTTGGTGGAGAAATTCAAACAGGAGCTTGACTCGGGTTGATTGGTCAAAAGGAGGGCCACACCCAGCTAGGTTTGGAAGATTGGATGTGACTATTGAGTTACTGGAGAGGATGAGAAATGGGAGTACATGCAAATATAATGGCAGGACTACTAACGTTTGCTTCTTATTTGCTCGGAAGTTCTTACCAAACTCCTTGACTAGGTTGATGAGATTTGCTCCAAAAGTCATGGGCTTTCAAACTTAG
- the LOC103723274 gene encoding probable leucine-rich repeat receptor-like protein kinase At1g68400, with product MGDKKKLQFFQHLLLPPLLCLFFFEHSLEVEASWSSLDGDLSTLLAFRALSDPAQKLASWNRSEPAPCSTWLGISCAQGRVTRLVLEGLSLSSPDALQALTRLDQLRVLSLKSNLLSGTIPDLSPLPALKLLFLSHNNLSGAIPHSISSLSRLYRLDLSHNNLSGSVPASLNRLSRLLTLRLDSNRLSGPISGLALPNLQDLNVSSNMLSGAIPPSATSFPAAAFAGNPALCGAPLASCRDAVSDPSRPTDNSSAAAPVPPAAAVVASSPSSKPVVAPPGERRRPTPGGMSRVAVVAIVVGDFAVLVIVSGLLFCYFWRKFARKNPSRLHEGEKIVYSSSPYASQGGGATGAAGGGFERARMVFLDDAKRFELEDLLRASAEMLGKGGYGTAYKAVLDDGSVVAVKRLRDVQVAGKREFEHHMEALGRLRHPNLVPLKAYYSARDEKLLVYEYMPNGSLYSLLHGNRGPGRTPLDWTTRMRIAAGAARGLAFIHHASKAPKLAHGNVKSTNILIDKTGNARLADFGLALLGPAAAARYGGYRAPEAPADGRRPWSSQRADMYAFGVVLLELLTGKPAADGGGGVIDLPRWVQSVVREEWTAEVFDLELMRYKGIEEEMVGMLQIAMGCTATSPDQRPRIGHVVKMIEEIRGEFSPSLESFDSMSDSPSASEDASATTAGVASQ from the exons ATGGGGGACAAGAAGAAGCTCCAGTTCTTCCAACACCTACTATTACCACCTCTCCTTTGTCTGTTTTTCTTTGAGCACTCTTTAGAGGTGGAAGCCTCTTGGTCATCGTTGGACGGAGACTTGAGCACGCTGCTGGCCTTCCGCGCCCTGTCGGACCCGGCTCAGAAGCTGGCGAGCTGGAACCGGTCGGAACCGGCCCCGTGCTCGACGTGGCTGGGCATCTCTTGCGCCCAGGGCCGCGTCACCCGCCTCGTCCTCGAGGGACTCTCCCTCTCCAGCCCCGACGCCCTCCAAGCCCTCACCCGCCTAGACCAGCTCCGCGTTCTCAGCCTCAAGTCCaacctcctctccggcaccaTCCCCGACCTCTCCCCACTCCCCGCCCTCAAACTCCTCTTCCTTTCGCACAACaacctctccggcgccatcccaCACTCCATTTCGTCTCTCTCCCGCCTTTACCGCCTCGATCTCTCTCACAACAACCTTTCCGGCTCCGTGCCGGCCTCGCTGAACCGGCTCTCCCGTCTCCTCACCCTCCGCCTCGACTCCAACCGCCTATCCGGCCCCATCTCCGGCCTCGCCCTCCCCAACCTCCAGGACTTAAATGTCTCCTCCAATATGCTTTCCGGCGCCATCCCACCTTCTGCGACCTCCTTCCCCGCCGCCGCATTTGCCGGGAACCCGGCCCTCTGCGGCGCCCCGCTTGCCAGCTGCCGCGACGCCGTCAGCGATCCCAGCCGTCCCACCGACAACAgctccgccgccgcccccgtcccccccgccgccgccgtcgtcgcttcctccccctcctccaagCCGGTGGTCGCTCCCCCTGGCGAGCGCCGCCGCCCAACCCCCGGCGGCATGAGCCGGGTCGCCGTGGTTGCCATCGTGGTCGGGGACTTCGCCGTGCTGGTCATCGTCTCCGGGCTTTTGTTTTGTTACTTCTGGCGGAAGTTCGCTCGGAAGAACCCGTCCCGGCTTCACGAGGGGGAGAAGATTGTCTACTCCTCCAGCCCCTACGCCTCCCAGGGAGGCGGCGCCACCGGCGCTGCTGGCGGTGGGTTCGAGCGGGCGAGGATGGTGTTCTTGGACGACGCCAAGCGGTTCGAGCTGGAGGACTTGCTCCGGGCTTCGGCGGAGATGCTGGGGAAGGGCGGTTACGGGACCGCGTACAAGGCCGTCCTCGACGACGGCAGCGTCGTCGCCGTCAAGCGCCTCCGCGACGTCCAGGTCGCCGGAAAGCGCGAGTTCGAGCACCACATGGAGGCCCTCGGCCGGTTGCGCCACCCCAACCTTGTCCCTCTCAAAGCCTACTACTCCGCCCGCGACGAGAAGCTCCTCGTCTACGAGTACATGCCCAACGGCAGCCTCTACTCTCTCCTCCACG GAAATCGAGGACCGGGGCGGACGCCGTTGGATTGGACGACGAGGATGAGGATCGCGGCGGGGGCGGCGAGGGGGCTGGCGTTCATCCACCACGCGAGCAAGGCGCCGAAGCTGGCCCACGGGAACGTCAAGTCTACCAACATCCTCATCGACAAGACCGGCAACGCGCGGCTCGCCGACTTCGGGCTGGCCCTCCTGGGCCCCGCGGCGGCCGCGCGGTACGGCGGGTACCGCGCCCCGGAGGCGCCGGCGGACGGGCGGCGACCCTGGTCGTCGCAGCGGGCGGACATGTACGCCTTCGGCGTGGTGCTGCTGGAGCTCCTCACCGGGAAGCCGGCGgccgacggcggcggcggagtgATAGACTTACCGCGGTGGGTGCAGTCGGTGGTGAGGGAGGAGTGGACGGCAGAGGTGTTCGACCTGGAGCTGATGCGGTACAAGGGGATCGAGGAGGAGATGGTGGGGATGCTCCAGATCGCGATGGGGTGCACCGCGACGTCGCCCGATCAGCGACCCAGGATCGGCCACGTAGTCAAGATGATCGAGGAGATCCGCGGAGAATTCTCCCCCTCGCTCGAGTCCTTCGACTCGATGTCCGACTCGCCCTCCGCTTCGGAGGACGCCAGCGCCACCACCGCCGGCGTTGCCAGCCAGTAG